In Gemmatimonadota bacterium, one DNA window encodes the following:
- a CDS encoding branched-chain amino acid transaminase, with the protein MATLPEAEYIWLNGKLVPWRDAKIHVLSHVVHYGSSFFEGMRCYETKQGSAVFRLQEHVDRLFDSCKIYRVEIPYSREEISEAVLETIRTNKHTSCYVRPVVYRGYGLLSVDPLGCPVEVAIGTWDWGAYLGDDVLENGVDVCISSWTRPAPNTHPALSKAGGNYLNSQLIRMEAIENGYSEGIALNTDGLISEGSGENIFVVKEGRVITNSLAASVLGGITRNSVMTLAQDAGFEVVEQDIPREMLYIADEVFFVGSAVEVTPVRSIDRITVGGGSRGPVTKEIQDRFFAVTTGEGEDAHGWLTRV; encoded by the coding sequence ATGGCCACCCTGCCGGAGGCCGAATACATCTGGCTCAATGGGAAACTGGTACCCTGGCGAGACGCAAAGATCCACGTACTTTCCCACGTGGTACATTACGGTTCGAGTTTCTTCGAGGGCATGCGCTGCTACGAGACGAAACAGGGATCCGCGGTATTCCGGCTACAGGAGCACGTGGACAGGCTCTTCGATTCCTGCAAGATCTACCGGGTCGAAATCCCCTACTCCAGAGAAGAAATCAGCGAAGCGGTACTGGAAACCATCCGGACCAACAAGCACACGTCCTGTTACGTCCGTCCCGTCGTCTACCGCGGGTACGGCCTGCTCAGCGTCGACCCCCTGGGATGCCCTGTGGAAGTCGCCATCGGTACATGGGACTGGGGCGCCTATCTCGGCGACGACGTACTGGAGAACGGCGTGGACGTGTGCATCTCGTCCTGGACCCGACCCGCGCCGAATACCCACCCCGCCCTGTCGAAGGCCGGCGGAAACTACCTCAACTCCCAGTTGATCCGCATGGAGGCCATTGAGAACGGGTACAGCGAGGGCATAGCCCTGAACACCGACGGCCTGATCAGCGAGGGAAGCGGCGAGAACATCTTCGTCGTGAAGGAAGGGCGGGTCATCACGAACAGCCTGGCGGCCTCGGTCCTCGGTGGCATAACCCGCAACTCCGTCATGACGCTTGCGCAGGACGCCGGGTTCGAGGTCGTCGAACAGGACATCCCCCGGGAAATGCTCTACATCGCCGACGAAGTCTTCTTCGTGGGCAGCGCCGTGGAGGTGACGCCGGTCCGGTCCATCGACCGCATCACCGTGGGCGGCGGATCCCGCGGTCCGGTCACGAAAGAGATCCAGGACCGGTTCTTCGCAGTCACCACCGGCGAGGGCGAGGATGCCCACGGCTGGCTGACGCGCGTGTGA
- the ribD gene encoding bifunctional diaminohydroxyphosphoribosylaminopyrimidine deaminase/5-amino-6-(5-phosphoribosylamino)uracil reductase RibD, protein MTQSENDAVFMRQALELAAKGIGRTSPNPMVGSVVVLDGGVLGRGYYREYGGQHAEPQALEEAGGRARGAELYVTLEPCCHQGSTPPCTDAIIASGIARVHVAMTDPDRRVSGKGIERLRAAGIAVETGLLESEARELNTAYIHHRETGRPFVLLKLAQTLDGRIATRNGQSQWITGEDARKRVHLMRSRADAVLVGIDTVLADDPRLTVRHVDGRQPRRIVLDSLARTPLDARILNGEAPATICVTDAADADRIDGLKGAGAEVLVLPAGDGSIPLEPLKAALGSAGIVTLMVEGGSRVATSFLREGAVDRIACFVAPRILGAGIPSIADLELDDLSRAIDLRDTRVEQLGGDFLITGTPGYA, encoded by the coding sequence ATGACGCAATCGGAAAATGACGCGGTGTTCATGCGCCAGGCGCTGGAGCTTGCGGCGAAGGGAATCGGGCGGACCAGTCCCAATCCCATGGTGGGTTCCGTGGTCGTCCTCGACGGCGGCGTCCTGGGCCGGGGATACTACCGGGAATATGGCGGGCAACATGCCGAGCCGCAGGCGCTCGAGGAGGCCGGCGGCCGCGCGCGTGGGGCCGAGTTGTACGTTACCCTGGAGCCCTGCTGTCACCAGGGCAGTACGCCGCCGTGCACGGACGCGATCATCGCATCGGGCATCGCCCGGGTCCACGTCGCCATGACCGATCCGGACAGGCGCGTGTCCGGCAAAGGGATCGAACGCCTGCGCGCGGCGGGCATAGCCGTGGAGACGGGCCTCCTGGAATCGGAAGCGCGAGAGCTGAACACGGCCTACATACACCACCGGGAGACCGGTCGGCCCTTCGTGCTGCTCAAGCTCGCCCAGACCCTGGACGGCCGCATCGCCACGCGGAACGGCCAGTCGCAGTGGATCACCGGGGAGGACGCGCGGAAACGGGTACACCTGATGCGCAGCCGGGCGGACGCCGTGCTCGTGGGGATCGACACCGTGCTGGCGGACGACCCACGGCTCACGGTCCGTCACGTGGACGGGCGCCAGCCCCGTCGAATCGTGCTCGACAGCCTGGCCCGGACTCCGCTGGACGCACGGATATTGAACGGAGAAGCGCCGGCGACCATATGCGTTACGGACGCGGCGGACGCGGATCGGATCGACGGTCTGAAAGGGGCGGGCGCCGAGGTGCTCGTTCTGCCTGCCGGGGACGGATCCATTCCGCTGGAGCCACTCAAAGCGGCGCTTGGATCGGCCGGGATCGTGACCCTCATGGTAGAGGGCGGCAGCCGCGTCGCCACTTCCTTCCTGCGGGAAGGAGCGGTCGACCGGATCGCCTGCTTCGTCGCGCCGCGCATACTGGGCGCGGGGATTCCATCCATCGCCGATCTGGAACTGGACGACCTCTCCAGGGCCATAGATCTGCGGGATACGCGGGTGGAACAACT